In the genome of Drosophila subpulchrella strain 33 F10 #4 breed RU33 chromosome 2L, RU_Dsub_v1.1 Primary Assembly, whole genome shotgun sequence, one region contains:
- the LOC119545994 gene encoding ER degradation-enhancing alpha-mannosidase-like protein 3 isoform X1: protein MSAAATTPSAASLAPGQRLMLTFLVALCILVACVLSTETTMPTQNMSHKERAELREEARDMFYHAYNAYMANAYPADELMPLSCKGRYRGVTPSRGDMDDILGNFSMTLVDTLDTLVLLGDFTEFEHAVKLVIRDVQFDSDIIVSVFETNIRMVGGLLSAHILAEYLQKHADTMHWYKGELLELSRELGYRLLPAFNTSTGIPHARVNLRLGMKDPMLKKSRETCTACAGTILLEFAALSRLTGDPIFEVRAHAAMDALWKLRHRGSDLMGTVLNVHSGDWVRRDSGVGAGIDSYYEYLFKSYVLLGDDKYLARFNRHYNAVMKYVSEGPMLLDVLMHRPHAKSKNFMDSLLAFWPGLQVLSGDLKPAVQTHEMLYQVMQMHTFIPEAFTVDFQIHWGQHPLRPEFIESTYFLYRATGDHHYLQVGKRALKTLQQYAKVSCGYAAVNDVRTGKHEDRMDSFVLSETIKYLFLLFSDPQDLIINVDEFVFTTEAHLLPLSIAQLGNATFSFRQSDEHNVLDFMRTCPSSNKLFPEKVRKPLRNFISGSCPRTTAGKRLSALDFQASNADHLRAVYDMGITMVSIGDRSQGKVRLFHSFYNAKSHEEGEMGLQFMQEMLELTKMQSINQLAQLQAVAYATDEKAQDWIALMAGPSHFSPELIGDQFVEGDVLLAKPFRACDEKLENADEAKGKILVAERGDCTFVSKARLAQKVGAVALIVCDNVPGSSGETQPMFAMSGDGKDDVLIPVVFMYSVEFGKLSAVMQRRKQPLGVRVMQMVEFKRWQLAKAQRQNQTVAATQKPEKEL, encoded by the exons ATGTCCGCCGCCGCCACCACCCCATCCGCAGCATCCTTGGCTCCTGGCCAGCGGCTGATGCTCACCTTCCTGGTGGCCCTCTGCATCCTGGTGGCATGCGTCCTCAGCACCGAAACCACCATGCCCACGCAAAACATGTCTCACAAGGAGCGGGCTGAGCTCAG GGAAGAGGCTCGCGATATGTTCTATCACGCATATAACGCCTACATGGCGAACGCCTACCCAGCCGACGAGCTGATGCCGCTCTCCTGCAAAGGACGTTATCGCGGAGTGACTCCCTCGCGTGGCGACATGGACGACATTCTCGGAAA CTTCTCCATGACTCTGGTGGACACTCTGGACACCCTGGTGCTACTGGGAGATTTTACTGAGTTTGAACACGCCGTAAAGCTGGTTATCCGCGACGTTCAGTTCGACAGCGACATTATTGTGTCGGTGTTCGAGACCAACATTCGAATGGTCGGTGGCCTGCTTTCCGCCCACATACTGGCGGAGTATCTGCAAAAGCATGCGGACACGATGCACTGGTACAAGGGCGAGCTGCTGGAGTTGTCCCGCGAGCTGGGCTACCGATTGCTTCCAGCGTTCAACACGTCAACAGGCATTCCGCATGCACGGGTAAATCTCCGTCTGGGCATGAAGGACCCAATGCTCAAGAAGTCCAGAGAGACGTGTACTGCGTGTGCAGGAACCATCCTGCTGGAATTCGCAGCTCTGTCAAGGCTCACCGGCGATCCCATATTCGAAGTGCGAGCTCATGCTGCCATGGACGCGTTGTGGAAGCTCAGACACCGGGGCTCCGACCTCATGGGCACAGTGCTCAATGTCCATTCCGGCGACTGGGTGCGTCGGGATTCCGGGGTCGGCGCGGGCATCGACAGTTACTACGAGTACCTGTTTAAGTCTTACGTCCTACTGGGCGACGACAAGTACCTGGCCCGCTTCAACCGACATTACAACGCCGTGATGAAGTACGTCAGCGAGGGGCCCATGCTTTTGGACGTGCTAATGCACAGACCGCACGCAAAATCCAAGAACTTCATGGATTCGCTGCTGGCTTTCTGGCCGGGTCTGCAGGTGCTTTCCGGTGACCTTAAACCAGCCGTGCAGACGCACGAGATGCTCTACCAG GTTATGCAAATGCACACCTTCATTCCAGAAGCTTTTACCGTGGACTTCCAAATACATTGGGGACAGCATCCCCTGCGGCCCGAATTCATTGAGTCCACATACTTCCTGTACCGCGCCACTGGCGATCATCACTATCTTCAAGTTGGCAAGCGGGCTTTGAAAACACTCCAGCAGTATGCCAAGGTCTCCTGCGGCTATGCGGCAGTCAACGATGTGCGAACTGGCAAGCACGAGGATCGTATGGACTCGTTTGTGCTCTCCGAGACAATCAAGTACCTCTTCCTCCTGTTCTCCGATCCCCAGGATCTGATCATTAACGTCGATGAGTTTGTCTTTACGACCGAAGCTCATCTGCTTCCGCTGTCTATTGCACAACTAGGGAATGCCACGTTTA GCTTTCGGCAGTCGGACGAACACAATGTACTCGACTTCATGCGCACCTGCCCCAGCTCAAATAAGCTTTTTCCTGAAAAGGTACGCAAACCACTGCGCAACTTCATATCGGGCTCGTGCCCGCGCACCACCGCAGGAAAGCGTCTCAGTGCTCTGGACTTTCAGGCAAGCAATGCAGATCATCTTCGAGCTGTTTACGACATGGGCATTACCATGGTTTCAATAGGCGACCGCAGCCAAGGCAAGGTGCGACTGTTTCATAGTTTCTATAAT GCCAAGAGCCACGAGGAGGGCGAAATGGGATTGCAATTTATGCAGGAGATGCTAGAGCTGACCAAAATGCAAAGCATAAATCAGCTGGCGCAACTGCAG GCCGTGGCTTATGCCACCGACGAGAAGGCTCAGGACTGGATTGCCCTAATGGCCGGGCCATCGCACTTTAGCCCAGAGTTGATTGGCGACCAGTTCGTCGAGGGAGATGTGCTGTTGGCCAAGCCGTTTCGGGCCTGTGACGAGAAGCTGGAGAATGCCGACGAGGCAAAGGGAAAGATCTTGGTGGCCGAGCGCGGCGATTGCACGTTCGTGAGCAAAGCACGACTGGCCCAGAAGGTGGGGGCTGTAGCGCTGATTGTCTGTGATAATGTACCGGGCTCTTCCGGCGAGACGCAGCCGATGTTCGCAATGTCCGGCGACGGCAAGGACGATGTGCTCATTCCGGTCGTCTTCATGTACAGCGTGGAGTTCGGCAAGCTGTCGGCGGTGATGCAGCGACGGAAGCAGCCGCTGGGAGTTCGCGTCATGCAGATGGTGGAGTTCAAACGCTGGCAACTGGCTAAGGCGCAGCGCCAAAATCAAACCGTGGCGGCAACACAGAAGCCGGAGAAGGAGTTGTAG
- the LOC119545994 gene encoding ER degradation-enhancing alpha-mannosidase-like protein 3 isoform X2, translating into MSAAATTPSAASLAPGQRLMLTFLVALCILVACVLSTETTMPTQNMSHKERAELREEARDMFYHAYNAYMANAYPADELMPLSCKGRYRGVTPSRGDMDDILGNFSMTLVDTLDTLVLLGDFTEFEHAVKLVIRDVQFDSDIIVSVFETNIRMVGGLLSAHILAEYLQKHADTMHWYKGELLELSRELGYRLLPAFNTSTGIPHARVNLRLGMKDPMLKKSRETCTACAGTILLEFAALSRLTGDPIFEVRAHAAMDALWKLRHRGSDLMGTVLNVHSGDWVRRDSGVGAGIDSYYEYLFKSYVLLGDDKYLARFNRHYNAVMKYVSEGPMLLDVLMHRPHAKSKNFMDSLLAFWPGLQVLSGDLKPAVQTHEMLYQVMQMHTFIPEAFTVDFQIHWGQHPLRPEFIESTYFLYRATGDHHYLQVGKRALKTLQQYAKVSCGYAAVNDVRTGKHEDRMDSFVLSETIKYLFLLFSDPQDLIINVDEFVFTTEAHLLPLSIAQLGNATFSFRQSDEHNVLDFMRTCPSSNKLFPEKVRKPLRNFISGSCPRTTAGKRLSALDFQASNADHLRAVYDMGITMVSIGDRSQGKAKSHEEGEMGLQFMQEMLELTKMQSINQLAQLQAVAYATDEKAQDWIALMAGPSHFSPELIGDQFVEGDVLLAKPFRACDEKLENADEAKGKILVAERGDCTFVSKARLAQKVGAVALIVCDNVPGSSGETQPMFAMSGDGKDDVLIPVVFMYSVEFGKLSAVMQRRKQPLGVRVMQMVEFKRWQLAKAQRQNQTVAATQKPEKEL; encoded by the exons ATGTCCGCCGCCGCCACCACCCCATCCGCAGCATCCTTGGCTCCTGGCCAGCGGCTGATGCTCACCTTCCTGGTGGCCCTCTGCATCCTGGTGGCATGCGTCCTCAGCACCGAAACCACCATGCCCACGCAAAACATGTCTCACAAGGAGCGGGCTGAGCTCAG GGAAGAGGCTCGCGATATGTTCTATCACGCATATAACGCCTACATGGCGAACGCCTACCCAGCCGACGAGCTGATGCCGCTCTCCTGCAAAGGACGTTATCGCGGAGTGACTCCCTCGCGTGGCGACATGGACGACATTCTCGGAAA CTTCTCCATGACTCTGGTGGACACTCTGGACACCCTGGTGCTACTGGGAGATTTTACTGAGTTTGAACACGCCGTAAAGCTGGTTATCCGCGACGTTCAGTTCGACAGCGACATTATTGTGTCGGTGTTCGAGACCAACATTCGAATGGTCGGTGGCCTGCTTTCCGCCCACATACTGGCGGAGTATCTGCAAAAGCATGCGGACACGATGCACTGGTACAAGGGCGAGCTGCTGGAGTTGTCCCGCGAGCTGGGCTACCGATTGCTTCCAGCGTTCAACACGTCAACAGGCATTCCGCATGCACGGGTAAATCTCCGTCTGGGCATGAAGGACCCAATGCTCAAGAAGTCCAGAGAGACGTGTACTGCGTGTGCAGGAACCATCCTGCTGGAATTCGCAGCTCTGTCAAGGCTCACCGGCGATCCCATATTCGAAGTGCGAGCTCATGCTGCCATGGACGCGTTGTGGAAGCTCAGACACCGGGGCTCCGACCTCATGGGCACAGTGCTCAATGTCCATTCCGGCGACTGGGTGCGTCGGGATTCCGGGGTCGGCGCGGGCATCGACAGTTACTACGAGTACCTGTTTAAGTCTTACGTCCTACTGGGCGACGACAAGTACCTGGCCCGCTTCAACCGACATTACAACGCCGTGATGAAGTACGTCAGCGAGGGGCCCATGCTTTTGGACGTGCTAATGCACAGACCGCACGCAAAATCCAAGAACTTCATGGATTCGCTGCTGGCTTTCTGGCCGGGTCTGCAGGTGCTTTCCGGTGACCTTAAACCAGCCGTGCAGACGCACGAGATGCTCTACCAG GTTATGCAAATGCACACCTTCATTCCAGAAGCTTTTACCGTGGACTTCCAAATACATTGGGGACAGCATCCCCTGCGGCCCGAATTCATTGAGTCCACATACTTCCTGTACCGCGCCACTGGCGATCATCACTATCTTCAAGTTGGCAAGCGGGCTTTGAAAACACTCCAGCAGTATGCCAAGGTCTCCTGCGGCTATGCGGCAGTCAACGATGTGCGAACTGGCAAGCACGAGGATCGTATGGACTCGTTTGTGCTCTCCGAGACAATCAAGTACCTCTTCCTCCTGTTCTCCGATCCCCAGGATCTGATCATTAACGTCGATGAGTTTGTCTTTACGACCGAAGCTCATCTGCTTCCGCTGTCTATTGCACAACTAGGGAATGCCACGTTTA GCTTTCGGCAGTCGGACGAACACAATGTACTCGACTTCATGCGCACCTGCCCCAGCTCAAATAAGCTTTTTCCTGAAAAGGTACGCAAACCACTGCGCAACTTCATATCGGGCTCGTGCCCGCGCACCACCGCAGGAAAGCGTCTCAGTGCTCTGGACTTTCAGGCAAGCAATGCAGATCATCTTCGAGCTGTTTACGACATGGGCATTACCATGGTTTCAATAGGCGACCGCAGCCAAGGCAAG GCCAAGAGCCACGAGGAGGGCGAAATGGGATTGCAATTTATGCAGGAGATGCTAGAGCTGACCAAAATGCAAAGCATAAATCAGCTGGCGCAACTGCAG GCCGTGGCTTATGCCACCGACGAGAAGGCTCAGGACTGGATTGCCCTAATGGCCGGGCCATCGCACTTTAGCCCAGAGTTGATTGGCGACCAGTTCGTCGAGGGAGATGTGCTGTTGGCCAAGCCGTTTCGGGCCTGTGACGAGAAGCTGGAGAATGCCGACGAGGCAAAGGGAAAGATCTTGGTGGCCGAGCGCGGCGATTGCACGTTCGTGAGCAAAGCACGACTGGCCCAGAAGGTGGGGGCTGTAGCGCTGATTGTCTGTGATAATGTACCGGGCTCTTCCGGCGAGACGCAGCCGATGTTCGCAATGTCCGGCGACGGCAAGGACGATGTGCTCATTCCGGTCGTCTTCATGTACAGCGTGGAGTTCGGCAAGCTGTCGGCGGTGATGCAGCGACGGAAGCAGCCGCTGGGAGTTCGCGTCATGCAGATGGTGGAGTTCAAACGCTGGCAACTGGCTAAGGCGCAGCGCCAAAATCAAACCGTGGCGGCAACACAGAAGCCGGAGAAGGAGTTGTAG
- the LOC119545992 gene encoding uncharacterized protein LOC119545992, with product MSRREASQMAYVTAEEHLLNCYSPLEGYEVDADAIEAPAAGTGVAEDRQRLEDPTASGSRPRETATELDPAVDSMMHVISDDSDIHSLISSGSGFKGWAEEHPSPSFVTQGERFIYGLCRHVMAPEEAAPAPEWTTCTPAKRACNSHEVIEINDSPEAVQDPGISLMQGVVNSPGVLLTNGNMDQFAMMPHENDEAEHELEIAEDGEQCVIYETVDGENMVVLAEEHCCEIIVATQGVACEQEFARAILMAGNGAGALLGLLPEENAENECLNGTAYIEEVVEDLGEDEARVAAENNVYLSDAALEQPLVHQELVEDEAPEENENATFLDDTPMEEERPDICQVYDHELEDHDDEEDEDGIMQQTPVHPIDISVLEGQEPPPNNLFRKFPREHSSPTEFPVSSSSMPNASYNYDFDDELTGGHSPSKVAPLKRKYPPLMKNTLHGEAMDRRLASICQAQPQMSPAEKVSSWETATNGEWAAVEDVESFEAAFDQYEAVTAPLKQHNFIEFRETLARNMEKVSREIMQTSDESTQEQASSQSAERPVHRRYLQILPTEETIVLDDDDDDCYEVVGMDNASVTTLIPEEELEVDQQPEEEMVVQPDVPDLRNTESQTSGQHNLTKKTSTTDLEGSAVAPTAGSSAEHLDTSFSNAQPCTTAPEGIVDITQPISNDHGPSEDRQLANAVLDVMRQQVQMQQQQFLEHKMLQQPQMYQYPELPLAPQETQMAADQEPYGTCPNDSMFYEQQEFCNYLGLTELATANAVATAMRELANSTVARRSLRVRPQQQLDRMRSDVRGKRRERERQQDKDRKIPLTTSSELSTDKEESSPPQIAESAPVVDDEMSFTKQLPAEHQRQLNHFYDYFRKEGDRPALKSPTEQERPRSRKLLGSEKSSKEREMCQSPKIQKEQHQISLKKYDAHKEQVENKEPEHERVLAVEAAFAKIYDAAAPAQSKLLESMQQRLRQARETKPSIYIIQATNNAQPQTPSPCRHESRISPQPTHFVEGFGDVRAPRPSAVTSRSLRTSLPKTSPAKDSPSPAPLPNIVTESPKTPKHRKTHGVTKAVTATKRRRTTVGAPSSGKHARVRDLVTRSTTHLNSKLLRNRKVSLLKSYALSDEMAQGRAKRLSGGTAQGAKRVQMPKNVRATLKRPEPAEKSLPEQHRLQQQQLAPPNTPRKMKGVKENPPVTTSATKALNRLTKRTKRARAKSMPANLETVPKDVPAAVPTATVLRMTDLIREVPQARIDPPKHMVDTAAAEASDLTHVHSPSTAQSPYAQPVLIYPPLPTSPPLNSMVSEPRRPRQQAGNGKPSDPVLATPPGGFLRLSEGSSTLANPLSAKHGQVLYMYYELEQLIVLQENYITFWKYSKVFNVLHQPRQQPSFDGTRKSPAPQLHQPHPRDSKDTEQEQDVGPRWVYLGRVRRLTSEKEIFTPFGSRICVHNSTPVYLEMRSRPLDHHKREVKLTSLHVNVYYFCEEELRPRMHSVHLDAVNCEWSHVIYTTIAESRYFVMAWQQELVMGKPRSGICKYSLTPTLDTLASIREFKQLRHELRHIECLSEDRLIGYGQTRITVWDHRSGDTLMNYDLGRPLGRCLAALHYPSLDMDQSSMLVLYQLLKELNKPGEVHVIACELSHATPSHRLLQVHRLPSPQFDEATEAVNTGDHLIIKSASNDEVWISAADPRQLTYLAPQSNGAQRFYARHKSQVIEMSPQSLTVDSIANHMLKLAVQQKHLV from the exons ATGTCCAGGAGAGAAGCCAGTCAGATGGCCTACGTGACGGCGGAGGAGCACCTGCTGAACTGCTACTCGCCGCTGGAAGGCTACGAGGTGGATGCGGATGCTATCGAGGCTCCAGCCGCCGGAACGGGCGTGGCTGAGGATCGGCAGCGCCTCGAGGATCCCACCGCATCCGGCTCACGGCCACGTGAGACGGCAACGGAGCTGGATCCCGCCGTGGACAGCATGATGCACGTGATCTCCGACGATTCGGACATACACAGCCTTATCTCGAGTGGCAGTGGCTTCAAGGGCTGGGCGGAGGAGCACCCGTCCCCCAGTTTCGTCACCCAGGGCGAACGCTTCATCTACGGTCTGTGCCGGCACGTAATGGCCCCGGAGGAGGCGGCACCAGCTCCGGAATGGACCACCTGCACTCCGGCCAAGCGTGCCTGCAACAGCCACGAGGTTATCGAGATCAATG ACTCGCCAGAAGCTGTCCAGGATCCGGGCATTAGTCTAATGCAGGGTGTAGTCAACAGTCCCGGAGTCCTGCTGACCAACGGCAACATGGACCAGTTCGCCATGATGCCGCACGAGAACGATGAGGCTGAACATGAACTTGAGATCGCCGAGGACGGAGAGCAGTGTGTGATCTACGAGACTGTGGATGGGGAGAATATGGTCGTGCTGGCAGAGGAGCACTGCTGTGAAATCATAGTGGCTACACAAGGAGTGGCCTGCGAGCAGGAGTTCGCCAGGGCCATCTTGATGGCAGGGAACGGAGCTGGAGCGTTACTGGGACTTCTGCCTGAGGAAAATGCTGAAAATGAGTGCCTCAATGGGACTGCCTACATCGAGGAGGTGGTGGAAGATTTGGGTGAGGATGAGGCACGTGTGGCGGCTGAAAACAATGTGTACCTCAGTGACGCAGCGCTGGAACAGCCATTAGTGCACCAGGAATTGGTTGAGGACGAGGCGCCCGAGGAAAACGAAAACGCCACATTCTTAGACGACACGCCGATGGAGGAGGAACGTCCAGACATCTGTCAGGTTTATGATCACGAATTAGAGGACCACGACGATGAAGAAGACGAAGACGGCATAATGCAGCAAACACCAGTTCATCCCATTGACATCAGCGTTCTGGAAGGGCAAGAGCCTCCACCGAATAACCTGTTCAGAAAGTTTCCCCGCGAACACAGCAGTCCTACGGAGTTCCCAGTCAGCTCCTCCTCCATGCCCAATGCCAGCTATAACTACGACTTTGATGACGAGTTAACCGGCGGCCACTCCCCATCCAAAGTGGCACCTCTAAAGCGAAAGTATCCGCCATTGATGAAGAATACACTTCATGGAGAGGCTATGGATCGAAGGCTGGCCAGCATCTGCCAGGCTCAACCTCAAATGAGTCCCGCCGAGAAGGTCTCCAGTTGGGAGACGGCGACCAACGGGGAGTGGGCGGCCGTCGAGGACGTGGAGAGCTTTGAGGCAGCCTTCGACCAGTACGAGGCTGTTACGGCTCCACTTAAGCAGCACAACTTTATCGAATTCCGCGAGACACTGGCCCGCAACATGGAGAAGGTCAGCCGCGAGATCATGCAGACCTCTGACGAATCGACTCAGGAGCAAGCCAGCTCCCAGTCGGCAGAGCGGCCTGTGCATCGCCGCTATCTGCAAATCCTGCCCACCGAGGAGACAATTGTGCtggacgacgacgacgacgattGCTACGAGGTGGTGGGCATGGATAACGCCTCGGTCACCACGTTAATTCCAGAGGAGGAACTGGAAGTGGACCAACAACCAGAGGAAGAAATGGTTGTGCAACCAGATGTGCCTGATTTAAGGAACACGGAGAGCCAAACCTCTGGGCAGCATAACCTCACCAAGAAAACCTCTACCACTGATTTGGAAGGCAGTGCAGTTGCACCAACAGCGGGGTCATCAGCAGAGCACTTGGATACATCTTTTTCCAATGCTCAACCTTGTACCACTGCTCCGGAAGGAATTGTTGATATTACGCAGCCAATATCGAACGATCATGGACCCTCAGAGGACCGACAATTGGCTAACGCTGTTCTGGATGTTATGCGCCAGCAAGTGCAaatgcaacagcagcagttTCTGGAGCACAAAATGCTGCAGCAGCCACAGATGTATCAATACCCAGAACTGCCACTGGCGCCACAAG AGACGCAAATGGCCGCAGATCAGGAACCCTACGGCACCTGCCCCAACGATAGTATGTTCTACGAGCAGCAGGAGTTCTGCAACTATTTGGGTCTTACTGAACTGGCCACGGCCAACGCAGTGGCTACTGCTATGAGGGAGCTGGCCAACAGCACAGTGGCCCGCCGATCGCTGCGGGTGCGACCCCAACAACAGCTGGATAGGATGCGTAGCGATGTGCGTGGCAAGAGGCGGGAGAGAGAACGACAGCAGGATAAGGACAGGAAGATACCACTGACCACCAGCAGTGAGCTTAGCACCGATAAGGAAGAATCCTCGCCACCTCAGATAGCTGAATCCGCTCCAGTAGTGGATGATGAGATGAGTTTCACCAAACAGTTGCCGGCAGAGCATCAGCGCCAGTTGAATCACTTTTACGACTATTTCCGGAAAGAGGGAGATCGGCCGGCGCTCAAATCCCCCACAGAGCAAGAACGACCCAGATCCCGCAAGCTACTAGGGTCGGAAAAGTCCTCAAAGGAGCGAGAGATGTGCCAGTCACCCAAAATACAGAAAGAGCAACATCAAATATCTCTCAAGAAGTACGATGCTCACAAGGAACAAGTAGAAAACAAGGAGCCTGAGCATGAACGCGTTCTCGCCGTTGAGGCGGCCTTCGCTAAGATCTATGATGCAGCCGCTCCTGCCCAATCCAAGCTGCTGGAGAGCATGCAGCAACGCTTGCGCCAGGCGCGCGAGACCAAGCCATCGATTTACATCATCCAGGCTACCAACAATGCACAGCCACAGACACCATCGCCGTGCAGACACGAGTCTCGCATCTCACCGCAACCCACCCACTTTGTCGAGGGTTTTGGTGATGTAAGAGCACCGCGTCCTTCCGCAGTGACATCTCGATCGTTAAGGACAAGTCTTCCGAAGACTAGTCCAGCTAAAGATTCACCATCTCCAGCACCCCTACCTAATATTGTAACTGAGTCGCCAAAAACACCCAAGCATAGGAAAACCCATGGAGTTACCAAAGCTGTAACTGCCACAAAGCGGCGACGCACTACCGTTGGAGCTCCCAGCTCAGGAAAGCACGCACGCGTACGCGATCTGGTTACCCGTTCCACCACGCACCTAAACTCAAAGCTACTGCGGAACCGCAAGGTCAGTCTGCTCAAGAGCTACGCCCTTTCGGATGAAATGGCTCAGGGACGAGCCAAACGGCTAAGTGGCGGCACAGCACAAGGCGCCAAAAGGGTGCAAATGCCCAAGAATGTAAGGGCAACTTTAAAAAGACCCGAACCGGCAGAGAAAAGTCTTCCCGAACAGCATCgcctgcagcagcagcaattggCCCCGCCGAACACACCCCGCAAGATGAAGGGTGTCAAGGAGAATCCCCCAGTCACGACAAGTGCAACGAAAGCTCTTAATCGCCTTACTAAGCGCACCAAACGGGCGCGTGCCAAATCAATGCCGGCTAATCTTGAAACGGTGCCCAAGGACGTTCCAGCCGCCGTTCCCACTGCCACAGTGTTAAGAATGACGGATTTGATACGAGAAGTACCCCAAGCTCGTATAGATCCCCCTAAACATATGGTTGACACCGCTGCCGCAGAAGCTTCAGACCTAACCCACGTTCATTCCCCTTCCACCGCTCAATCGCCTTATGCACAGCCCGTGCTTATTTACCCGCCTTTGCCCACATCCCCGCCATTAAATTCTATGGTTTCGGAGCCCCGTCGCCCCCGCCAGCAAGCCGGAAATGGGAAACCTTCTGACCCAGTCCTGGCCACTCCCCCCGGCGGCTTTCTGCGGCTCAGCGAGGGTTCCTCGACGCTAGCAAATCCACTTTCCGCCAAGCATGGTCAAGTTTTGTACATGTACTACGAACTGGAACAGCTTATTGTGCTGCAGGAGAACTATATAACCTTCTGGAAGTACTCCAAAGTGTTCAACGTGCTGCATCAACCGCGACAGCAGCCCTCCTTCGATGGTACCAGAAAATCGCCCGCACCACAGCTCCATCAGCCACATCCCCGCGACTCCAAGGACACTGAGCAGGAGCAGGATGTTGGACCGCGATGGGTGTATCTGGGGAGAGTGCGGCGTCTTACCAGCG AAAAGGAAATCTTTACGCCCTTTGGCAGCCGCATTTGCGTGCACAACTCCACGCCGGTGTACCTCGAAATGCGAAGCAGGCCGCTAGACCATCACAAGCGAGAGGTGAAACTAACGTCGCTTCACGTGAACGTCTACTACTTCTGTGAGGAGGAATTGCGGCCCCGGATGCACTCTGTGCACTTGGACGCTGTCAACTG CGAATGGTCTCATGTCATATATACAACCATTGCGGAATCGCGGTACTTTGTTATGGCATGGCAGCAGGAACTGGTGATGGGCAAGCCGCGTTCGGGCATCTGCAAGTACTCGCTAACGCCCACCTTGGACACGCTGGCCTCCATTCGGGAGTTTAAGCAGCTGCGCCACGAGCTGCGACACATCGAGTGCCTTTCTGAGGACCGTCTGATCGGCTATGGACAGACGCGAATCACCGTGTGGGACCATCGCAGTGGTGACACTCTGATGAACTACGATTTGGGCCGTCCTCTGGGCAGGTGCCTAGCCGCCTTGCACTATCCCAGCCTCGATATGGACCAAAGCAGCATGCTGGTGCTGTACCAGCTTCTTAAAGAGCTGAACAAGCCGGGTGAGGTGCATGTAATCGCCTGCGAGCTGTCTCATGCCACGCCCTCGCACCGCTTGCTCCAGGTACACCGCCTGCCATCGCCGCAATTTGATGAAGCAACGGAGGCCGTTAACACCGGAGATCACCTGATCATCAAGTCTGCATCGAACGACGAGGTCTGGATAAGTGCCGCTGATCCGAGACAGCTCACCTATTTGGCGCCGCAAAGCAATGGAGCGCAGCGGTTTTATGCCCGCCACAAGTCCCAGGTGATCGAGATGTCCCCGCAATCGCTGACTGTAGATAGCATCGCCAATCACATGTTGAAATTGGCTGTCCAGCAGAAGCACTTGGTGTAG